One genomic region from Halococcus qingdaonensis encodes:
- a CDS encoding PaaI family thioesterase — MSDADVPDQTTDLLQRYVDAHGYLSWLGARVESIEYGELVMTIPFDTKLTNSGPGESSEMPARIHGGIAATLIDTTGGIALRPALDDPINGGVSTINLNVNYLRPAAGDLTATAEVIRAGTSVGVSAVTVESETPDGETKPVATGQGAYRLFRP, encoded by the coding sequence ATGAGCGATGCCGACGTTCCCGACCAGACGACCGATCTCCTCCAGCGCTACGTCGACGCCCACGGCTATCTGTCGTGGCTCGGCGCGCGTGTCGAATCGATCGAGTACGGCGAACTCGTGATGACGATCCCGTTCGACACGAAACTGACGAACTCCGGGCCGGGCGAGAGCAGCGAGATGCCCGCGCGCATCCACGGCGGCATCGCCGCGACGCTCATCGACACCACCGGCGGCATCGCGCTCCGGCCGGCGCTCGACGACCCGATCAACGGCGGCGTCTCGACGATCAATCTGAACGTCAACTACCTCCGGCCGGCCGCCGGCGATCTGACGGCGACCGCCGAGGTGATCCGGGCGGGCACGAGCGTCGGCGTCTCCGCGGTAACGGTCGAGAGCGAGACGCCCGACGGCGAGACTAAACCCGTCGCCACCGGCCAGGGAGCCTACCGACTGTTCCGTCCCTGA
- a CDS encoding cysteine hydrolase family protein — protein MQFDPDRTAVVVVDMQNGFCHPDGSLYAPASEHVVEPIAELVEGAREAGAAVLYTRDVHPDDQFTDSHYYDEFERWGEHVVEGTWETEIADGLDVREDDHIIEKHTYDAFYNTELEGWLDARGIDDLLFCGTLANVCVLHTAGSAGLRDFRPVLVEDAIGYIEEDHHEYALDHADWLFGELTDREGIEFV, from the coding sequence TGGACATGCAAAACGGGTTCTGCCATCCCGACGGCAGCCTCTACGCCCCGGCGAGCGAACACGTCGTCGAACCGATCGCGGAGCTGGTCGAGGGAGCCAGAGAAGCGGGTGCGGCCGTGCTCTACACTCGCGACGTCCATCCCGACGACCAGTTCACGGACAGCCACTACTACGACGAGTTCGAGCGCTGGGGCGAGCACGTCGTCGAGGGGACGTGGGAGACCGAGATCGCCGACGGGCTCGACGTCCGGGAGGACGACCACATAATCGAGAAACACACCTACGACGCCTTCTACAACACCGAACTAGAAGGATGGCTCGATGCCCGCGGCATCGACGATCTCCTGTTCTGTGGCACGCTCGCGAACGTCTGCGTGCTCCACACGGCTGGCAGCGCCGGTCTGCGCGATTTCAGGCCGGTGCTCGTCGAGGACGCGATCGGCTACATCGAGGAGGACCATCACGAGTACGCGCTCGATCACGCCGACTGGCTGTTCGGCGAACTCACCGACCGCGAGGGGATCGAGTTCGTCTGA